In Drosophila nasuta strain 15112-1781.00 chromosome 2R, ASM2355853v1, whole genome shotgun sequence, a single genomic region encodes these proteins:
- the LOC132787771 gene encoding uncharacterized protein LOC132787771, whose translation MGEERTSYSRPFTYTGVDFAGRLEVKNYTGRVCLICLFVCFSTKAIHLEATSNLTTEKFLAAFSHFIARRGYPQQMHSDNEKNFVRAGKVISTDFLEATRDCFNPPDAPHIDGLWVAGVKSFKALFYKATSTIKYTCEELSTLLSKTKPA comes from the coding sequence ATGGGGGAGGAAAGGACATCCTACTCAAGACCGTTCACGTACACGGGGGTTGACTTCGCTGGCCGATTGGAAGTCAAGAACTACACCGGCCGAGTCTGCCTCATATGTCTGTTCGTGTGCTTCAGCACGAAGGCGATCCACTTGGAGGCGACGTCGAATCTCACGACGGAGAAATTCCTGGCGGCATTTTCCCATTTCATAGCACGGCGCGGGTACCCACAGCAAATGCACTCGGACAACGAGAAGAATTTCGTTAGAGCTGGCAAAGTGATCTCCACCGACTTTTTGGAAGCGACGAGAGACTGCTTCAACCCGCCCGATGCCCCACATATAGATGGATTATGGGTAGCCGGCGTAAAGAGTTTTAAGGCACTCTTTTACAAGGCGACCTCCACCATAAAATATACGTGTGAAGAGTTATCCACTCTTCTGTCTAAGACGAAGCCTGCCTGA
- the LOC132787779 gene encoding uncharacterized protein LOC132787779: MSKSQKSEKDSKLSLKLPTTARRLSSASPAPSGSKSATPAAQLRVKVDRPSPSASSATTRSVQAKLSNTRAMALSNFIAVSDRLVHFESRVRGPAAEDDNVHTYEIRRDRLQALWDSVETAYATCADALHRDGDNEGIQAMEAKYDHCYAVYERCLAHVKGQITQVSESTRSEASAPPVYSSGCRLPPVDIEVFRGDYLRWPTFRDLFTAIYVNNPRLTPVEKLFHLNSKTADEANEIVAKFPLTNDGFALAWSALCERFENKRLLITSQLKILFNLSTVSLESGAAIKELHGTIQRCLTALDHSDISVSSPFADCILVFLCSSKLPKLTLSLWEQSLVDKSKIPAWQDMSTFLNERYRTLEAVEDVNQKTSQNSTAGPSRPQQSTKRINSFKARVTQRGKSCDLCSKENHPVRVCLSFLEMSVNDRMSYIKQKSLCLNCFARGHQLRECTSAHNCLTCKRRHHTLLHRGDSAHNGASSTPSTLPNIQSTPNQSATNVQNYFAINAQNILLGTAVVNRIKLPFQSVQAQVSGLNHAIAAQPQKLCNFSIGCPTKPRLHIETSAFVIPQLADKQPSFRMPKGFLKDLPAIELADPNFYKGAQIDILIGADILPSVILSGTRPNICGSLLGQQTVFDWILTGPVSQNVSTTVSAFSTRVAIQADDQLDRLSSKVWEAEDIPSKLVSCENTTSRSRCGRSRVTLPFRKPVTTPNLYLPHHSSKPDRHRHKDE; the protein is encoded by the exons ATgtccaaaagccaaaagagtGAAAAGGACTCTAAACTTTCATTAAAGCTTCCGACCACAGCTCGTCGCCTGTCGTCCGCTTCGCCCGCTCCTTCGGGATCCAAATCCGCCACTCCTGCCGCTCAACTCCGAGTCAAAGTTGATCGTCCATCGCCGTCTGCTTCTTCTGCAACTACACGATCCGTCCAGGCTAAACTTAGCAACACCCGTGCGATGGCTCTCAGCAACTTCATCGCCGTCTCTGACAGACTGGTGCACTTTGAGAGTCGGGTCAGAGGGCCTGCAGCCGAAGACGACAATGTACACACGTACGAGATCCGTCGTGACCGCCTGCAAGCCCTCTGGGACAGTGTAGAGACCGCTTATGCCACGTGCGCTGATGCACTGCATCGAGACGGCGACAACGAAGGCATACAGGCCATGGAGGCCAAATATGACCACTGCTATGCAGTGTATGAGCGGTGTCTCGCCCATGTAAAGGGGCAAATTACACAAGTTTCCGAATCAACCAGGAGTGAAGCATCCGCTCCTCCTGTGTACTCCAGTGGCTGCCGGCTCCCTCCAGTCGACATCGAAGTATTCCGTGGGGATTACTTGCGGTGGCCGACCTTCCGTGATCTTTTCACGGCCATCTACGTCAACAATCCGAGGTTGACTCCGGTTGAGAAACTATTCCATCTCAATTCAAAAACCGCAGATGAGGCCAATGAGATCGTAGCCAAATTTCCGCTGACGAACGATGGTTTCGCGTTGGCTTGGAGTGCTCTCTGCGAGCGATTCGAAAATAAGCGCTTGTTAATAACGAGCCAGTTAAAAATTCTCTTCAACCTGTCCACGGTTTCGCTAGAGTCTGGAGCAGCGATTAAGGAGCTGCATGGCACAATTCAGCGGTGCTTGACCGCTCTTGACCACTCAGACATTTCAGTCTCTAGTCCTTTCGCCGACTGCATCCTGGTCTTTCTTTGCTCATCCAAGCTCCCCAAACTTACACTCTCACTATGGGAGCAATCATTGGTGGACAAGTCCAAGATTCCCGCATGGCAGGACATGAGCACATTCCTCAACGAGCGTTATCGTACGCTCGAGGCTGTTGAGGACGTGAATCAAAAAACCTCGCAGAACTCTACCGCTGGACCATCCCGTCCACAGCAGAGTACAAAGCGAATTAACTCTTTCAAGGCCCGAGTCACTCAGAGAGGCAAATCGTGTGACTTGTGCTCAAAAGAGAATCACCCTGTCCGGGTTTGTCTAAGCTTCCTTGAAATGTCGGTCAATGATCGGATGAGCTACATCAAACAGAAAAGTCTCTGTTTAAACTGCTTCGCAAGAGGTCACCAACTCCGAGAGTGTACGAGTGCGCACAATTGCTTGACATGCAAGAGGCGGCACCATACTCTTCTCCATCGGGGCGACAGTGCCCACAATGGTGCCTCTTCCACTCCATCCACACTTCCCAACATACAGTCCACTCCGAATCAATCGGCaacaaatgtacaaaattaCTTTGCCATTAACGCTCAGAACATCCTTCTCGGCACGGCGGTTGTCAAT CGCATAAAGTTGCCATTCCAATCCGTGCAAGCCCAAGTATCCGGGCTGAATCATGCAATTGCGGCCCAACCGCAGAAGTTATGCAACTTCAGCATTGGTTGTCCAACGAAACCGAGGCTCCACATCGAGACCTCAGCGTTCGTTATTCCACAACTGGCAGACAAGCAGCCATCATTCCGAATGCCGAAAGGGTTCCTAAAGGATCTACCAGCGATTGAACTGGCAGATCCAAACTTCTACAAAGGTGCTCAGATTGACATCTTAattggcgcggatatccttccGTCAGTCATCCTGAGCGGTACccggccaaacatttgtggctcactcCTTGGCCAACAAACCGTGTTTGATTGGATTCTCACCGGCCCCGTCTCCCAGAATGTGTCGACAACTGTCTCTGCGTTTTCGACAAGAGTCGCTATCCAAGCAGACGATCAACTCGACAGACTAAGCTCCAAAGTTTGGGAGGCGGAGGATATTCCGTCGAAGCTGGTTAGCTGCGAAAACACAACTTCACGCAGCAGATGTGGCAGATCTCGGGTGACTCTTCCATTCCGGAAGCCCGTCACCACTCCTAATTTGTATCTGCCTCATCATTCATCCAAACCAGATAGGCATCGACACAAAGACGAATAA